The Chryseobacterium indicum genome contains a region encoding:
- a CDS encoding RNA 2'-phosphotransferase, producing MNEQHKKRISKYLSLVLRHKPEVIGLNLDENGWADVEELQKKCAKQNRAFTLEELDEVVETNDKKRFILNEDKTRIRANQGHSIDIDLALKPQQPPEFLYHGTAETNLASIFEKGIEKRNRQHVHLSQDKETATKVGMRHGKPVILTIETGKMHEDGIVFYLSENKVWLTDFVDAEYISK from the coding sequence ATGAACGAACAACATAAAAAAAGAATAAGCAAATACCTAAGCTTGGTGCTTAGACATAAACCCGAAGTTATCGGGCTGAATTTAGACGAAAACGGATGGGCAGATGTGGAAGAACTACAGAAAAAATGTGCAAAACAAAATCGCGCTTTCACACTGGAAGAATTGGATGAGGTGGTGGAAACAAACGATAAAAAACGCTTTATTTTAAACGAGGATAAAACCAGAATCCGTGCAAATCAGGGACATTCAATTGATATTGATCTGGCGCTGAAACCACAACAGCCACCGGAATTTCTCTATCATGGAACCGCAGAAACCAATCTTGCATCCATCTTTGAAAAAGGAATTGAAAAGAGAAACAGACAGCACGTTCATCTAAGTCAGGATAAAGAAACCGCAACCAAAGTCGGAATGCGCCACGGAAAACCTGTCATTTTAACCATTGAAACCGGAAAAATGCACGAAGACGGAATCGTATTCTACCTTTCCGAAAACAAAGTCTGGCTGACTGATTTTGTGGATGCAGAATATATTTCGAAATGA
- a CDS encoding serine hydrolase domain-containing protein: MRKLLTAGIAGISAFVAVVFLSGYGYIFKALAINLKKGPFTPSIDDEEKFPSRIIRNRHPKRWKKHISYNKKELSARVLEELKKTRASSLLVLHDGKLLHEEYWKDHDVSSLMNSFSMAKGVLSVLTGCAIDDGYIESENQLISTVFPQYQNSRFGKYLTFKHLMTMQAGLDWEEEYHHPFAENSRQYFVDDLASQAFGIDFKEMPGEKYEYQSVAAQLLGLALREATGKDLAAYLSEKIWQPLGMESHAKWSVDEKGVEKAFCCIHAVTRDFAKLGQFIMQKGEWEGKQLISKEYCEKLLSPTKENDAFCYTIWADDENDYRCRFFYGFLGQFIIMIPEKKMVIVKTGFYNRLDVDKKKRPLQVKLLVEELTKLV, from the coding sequence ATGAGGAAACTTCTAACCGCAGGCATCGCCGGAATTTCAGCATTTGTTGCTGTAGTTTTTCTTTCGGGATACGGATATATTTTTAAAGCTTTAGCGATCAATTTAAAAAAAGGACCTTTTACTCCTTCAATAGATGATGAGGAAAAATTTCCTTCCCGGATTATTCGCAACAGACATCCGAAACGATGGAAGAAACACATAAGTTACAATAAAAAAGAACTTTCAGCACGAGTTTTGGAAGAGCTAAAAAAGACAAGGGCTTCTTCTCTTCTGGTACTTCACGACGGAAAACTCCTGCACGAAGAATACTGGAAAGATCACGATGTTTCTTCTTTAATGAATTCCTTTTCAATGGCGAAAGGCGTTCTTTCTGTTTTAACGGGATGTGCGATAGATGACGGATATATTGAATCTGAAAACCAGTTGATTTCCACCGTTTTTCCACAATACCAAAACAGCCGTTTCGGAAAATATCTTACCTTTAAACATTTGATGACGATGCAGGCCGGATTGGATTGGGAAGAAGAATACCATCATCCTTTTGCAGAGAATTCCAGACAGTATTTTGTAGACGATCTTGCGTCGCAGGCTTTCGGGATAGATTTTAAAGAAATGCCGGGCGAAAAGTACGAATACCAGAGTGTTGCAGCACAATTATTGGGTCTTGCGTTAAGAGAAGCTACAGGAAAAGATCTTGCAGCCTATCTTTCAGAAAAAATATGGCAGCCTTTGGGAATGGAATCTCATGCAAAATGGAGCGTAGATGAAAAAGGCGTTGAAAAAGCATTCTGCTGTATTCATGCCGTAACAAGAGATTTTGCAAAACTCGGACAATTCATTATGCAGAAAGGAGAGTGGGAAGGAAAACAGCTCATCAGCAAAGAATATTGTGAAAAACTTTTATCGCCCACGAAAGAGAACGATGCATTTTGCTACACAATCTGGGCAGATGACGAAAATGATTATCGATGCAGGTTCTTTTACGGATTTTTAGGGCAGTTCATCATTATGATTCCCGAAAAAAAGATGGTGATCGTGAAAACCGGTTTTTACAACAGACTGGATGTCGATAAAAAGAAAAGACCGCTTCAGGTAAAGCTTTTGGTGGAAGAACTTACAAAACTGGTATAA
- a CDS encoding metallophosphoesterase family protein: MKRTLAIGDIHGGFKALKQVLERAAVTENDTLIFLGDYVDGWSESSQIIQFLIELAEKQECIFIKGNHDAWTEDWLSFGKSEDVWLFNGGKSTVESYSDFSLEELEVHLEFFQRMKNYYVDDKNRLFIHAGYSSMHGPEKEVYSSNYRWDRTLWETAVAMDKTLAKDSEFYPKRLLLYHEIFIGHTPTLHLGSKEPINKANVWNIDTGAAFTGALTIMDVDSKEFWQSDPLPELYPDEKGRNNYTVKPKNR, translated from the coding sequence ATGAAAAGAACATTAGCAATAGGCGACATTCACGGAGGATTCAAAGCATTGAAGCAGGTTTTGGAAAGAGCCGCTGTTACAGAAAACGACACCCTGATTTTTCTCGGAGATTATGTTGATGGCTGGAGTGAATCTTCGCAGATCATTCAGTTTTTAATTGAACTTGCCGAAAAGCAGGAATGTATTTTCATTAAAGGAAATCATGATGCATGGACGGAAGACTGGCTTTCTTTCGGAAAAAGTGAAGATGTATGGCTTTTCAATGGCGGAAAAAGTACGGTAGAAAGCTATTCAGATTTCTCTTTGGAAGAACTTGAAGTTCATCTTGAATTTTTCCAGCGAATGAAAAACTATTATGTCGACGATAAAAACCGACTGTTTATTCACGCAGGATATTCGTCCATGCACGGTCCCGAAAAGGAAGTCTATTCCAGCAATTACCGTTGGGACAGAACATTGTGGGAAACAGCCGTTGCAATGGATAAAACTTTGGCGAAAGACTCAGAATTCTATCCGAAAAGGCTGCTTTTATACCATGAAATTTTCATCGGTCATACACCCACACTGCATTTGGGAAGTAAAGAACCCATCAATAAAGCGAATGTATGGAATATAGATACAGGAGCCGCATTCACCGGAGCATTAACAATCATGGATGTCGATTCCAAAGAATTCTGGCAAAGCGATCCCCTTCCGGAGCTTTATCCGGATGAAAAGGGCAGAAATAACTATACTGTTAAACCTAAAAACCGCTAA
- a CDS encoding cupin-like domain-containing protein, whose protein sequence is MGINLKPIDIVDDITQEEFIEKYLKPRKPVVIKNMARKWPAYQKWTMEYMKEVVGDVEVPLYDSSKADPAAPINASAAKMKFGDYIDLIQREPTDLRIFLFDPIKFAPKLLEDYISPKELMGGFLDKYPNMFFGGKGSVTFLHFDIDMAHIFHTHFNGRKHILLFDYKWKERLYQIPYATYALEDYDIENPDFTKFPALDGVEGIECYLEHGDTLFMPTGWWHWMKYLDGSFSISLRAWDKSWAVKAHSLWNLTVQRKFDDIMKKNFKKKYMDWKEKVAVKRAEIALKRGLPR, encoded by the coding sequence ATGGGAATTAATTTAAAGCCTATAGATATTGTAGATGATATTACTCAGGAAGAATTCATTGAAAAGTATCTGAAGCCGAGAAAACCTGTTGTCATTAAGAACATGGCAAGAAAATGGCCAGCGTACCAGAAATGGACTATGGAATACATGAAAGAAGTAGTAGGCGATGTGGAAGTTCCGTTGTACGACAGTTCGAAAGCAGATCCTGCAGCTCCCATTAATGCTTCTGCAGCCAAAATGAAATTCGGAGATTATATAGATCTTATCCAGAGAGAACCTACCGATCTTAGAATTTTCCTTTTTGACCCGATAAAATTTGCCCCGAAACTTCTTGAAGATTATATTTCTCCTAAAGAATTAATGGGAGGATTTCTGGACAAATATCCCAATATGTTTTTCGGAGGTAAAGGCTCTGTAACGTTCCTGCATTTCGATATTGATATGGCGCATATTTTCCATACCCACTTTAACGGAAGAAAGCATATTCTTCTTTTCGATTATAAATGGAAAGAGAGACTTTACCAGATTCCTTATGCAACGTATGCGCTGGAAGATTATGATATTGAAAATCCTGATTTTACAAAATTCCCTGCCTTAGACGGTGTAGAAGGTATTGAATGTTATCTTGAACACGGAGACACTTTGTTTATGCCAACCGGATGGTGGCACTGGATGAAATATCTGGACGGAAGTTTTTCTATTTCCCTGAGAGCTTGGGACAAATCCTGGGCGGTGAAGGCACATTCTTTATGGAATCTTACGGTGCAGCGTAAATTTGATGACATCATGAAGAAGAACTTCAAGAAAAAATACATGGACTGGAAAGAAAAAGTGGCTGTAAAAAGAGCAGAAATCGCCCTGAAAAGAGGCTTACCAAGATAA
- a CDS encoding ADP-ribosylglycohydrolase family protein: MENTIKAGIFGVCVGDALGVPVEFKTRETLKAFPVENMREFGSWNQPKGTWSDDSSLTLCIADELTKGYDLEKIGQSFVKWVKYGHWTAHGRLFDIGGTTRHSIARLIKGESAKFSGNIFEEDNGNGSLMRTLPLAFFLKDEENIEKLYQTVKEVSAITHGHFRSVFACFIYIIFAIELIKGKDKKEAYHHTQKAVLQFAEIQGFNLKDIQLFDRILKNNISEYHEDSISSGGYVLHSLEASLWCFLNSESYSEAVLKAVNLGEDTDTTGAITGGIAGLYYGFESIPKEWIEVLARKEDIEKLCEKLNEKLK, translated from the coding sequence ATGGAAAATACAATAAAAGCCGGAATTTTCGGAGTTTGTGTTGGTGACGCATTGGGCGTTCCCGTAGAATTTAAAACCAGAGAAACTTTAAAAGCGTTTCCAGTTGAAAATATGCGGGAATTCGGATCGTGGAACCAGCCGAAAGGAACGTGGAGCGACGACAGTTCGTTAACGCTTTGCATTGCAGACGAACTCACAAAAGGTTATGATCTGGAAAAAATCGGGCAAAGCTTTGTGAAGTGGGTAAAATACGGACATTGGACGGCTCACGGAAGATTATTCGATATTGGAGGAACAACAAGGCATTCTATCGCAAGATTAATAAAAGGAGAAAGCGCAAAATTTTCGGGAAATATTTTCGAAGAAGATAACGGAAACGGTTCTTTAATGAGAACACTTCCGTTGGCGTTCTTCCTTAAGGACGAAGAAAATATTGAAAAACTTTATCAGACGGTAAAAGAAGTTTCTGCAATCACACACGGACATTTTCGCTCGGTGTTTGCCTGCTTTATTTATATAATTTTTGCCATTGAATTAATCAAAGGAAAAGATAAAAAAGAAGCATATCATCACACTCAAAAAGCGGTATTGCAATTTGCAGAAATTCAGGGCTTTAATCTGAAGGATATACAGCTTTTTGACAGGATTTTAAAGAATAATATTTCAGAATATCATGAAGATTCCATCAGTTCAGGAGGCTACGTTCTTCACAGTCTGGAAGCCTCATTATGGTGTTTCTTAAATTCTGAAAGTTATTCTGAAGCAGTATTGAAAGCTGTTAATTTAGGAGAAGATACCGATACAACCGGAGCTATCACAGGCGGAATTGCCGGACTGTATTATGGTTTTGAAAGTATTCCAAAAGAATGGATTGAAGTTTTGGCGAGAAAAGAGGATATCGAAAAATTGTGTGAAAAATTAAATGAGAAATTGAAATGA
- a CDS encoding helix-turn-helix domain-containing protein, whose protein sequence is MGVGTNLKKLRSKTKLSQQEIADMLGLDRNTYTNWENEATDIKSQYIPKLAEIFQVSILELFGEKSKSEFVNNNYDNKESSIGQKDIQQGIIINITDSEAAKVISSQLEELIKSLKK, encoded by the coding sequence ATGGGAGTAGGAACTAATCTTAAAAAGCTGAGAAGCAAAACGAAACTTTCTCAACAGGAAATTGCCGATATGTTGGGATTAGACAGAAATACGTATACCAATTGGGAAAATGAAGCAACGGATATTAAGTCTCAATACATTCCGAAACTGGCTGAAATTTTTCAGGTAAGCATTCTTGAACTTTTTGGTGAAAAGTCAAAAAGTGAATTTGTAAATAATAATTACGACAATAAAGAATCTTCAATTGGTCAAAAAGATATTCAACAGGGAATCATTATCAATATTACAGATTCTGAAGCAGCAAAAGTAATCAGTTCTCAACTTGAAGAACTGATAAAAAGTCTGAAAAAATAA
- a CDS encoding ADP-ribosylglycohydrolase family protein, producing MNNLVKSAIFGVCVGDALGVPVEFRSREQLKRSPVTTMRAFGTHRQPAGTWSDDSSLALCLAESLTNTYDLEDIALKFLQWYNEEIWTPHGTVFDIGIATSQAIHRIGKGTPSTLCGGTTEFDNGNGSLMRILPLLFYIKDFPIAKRFDTVKDVSSITHGHIRSVLACFIYLELALEILNKKEKWEAYTNMQRNVREFLDNNPICSQDEMNKFHRILELKVGDYDVTPLHTLQEEEISSSGYVLHSLEASLWCFLNSENYTEAVLKAVNLGEDTDTTGAITGGIAGLYYGFESIPKEWVDVLARKDDIENLCDKLDKEYYEK from the coding sequence ATGAATAACCTTGTAAAATCAGCAATTTTCGGAGTTTGTGTGGGTGATGCATTAGGCGTTCCGGTGGAATTCAGAAGCAGAGAACAACTGAAACGTTCTCCGGTGACAACCATGAGAGCTTTCGGAACGCATCGTCAACCTGCGGGAACGTGGAGCGACGACAGTTCTCTTGCTTTATGTCTTGCAGAAAGTCTTACTAATACGTATGATTTAGAGGATATTGCGCTGAAATTTTTACAATGGTATAATGAAGAAATCTGGACACCTCACGGAACTGTTTTCGATATCGGAATTGCTACTTCACAGGCAATCCATAGAATCGGAAAAGGAACTCCTTCAACTTTATGCGGTGGCACAACGGAGTTTGATAACGGAAACGGTTCCTTAATGAGAATTTTGCCATTATTGTTTTATATCAAAGATTTTCCTATTGCAAAACGTTTTGATACGGTGAAAGATGTTTCCAGCATTACACATGGACACATCCGTTCTGTTTTGGCGTGTTTCATTTATCTTGAACTGGCATTGGAAATCCTGAACAAAAAAGAAAAATGGGAAGCATACACAAATATGCAGAGGAATGTCAGAGAATTTTTGGATAACAATCCGATTTGTTCTCAGGACGAAATGAATAAATTTCACCGGATTTTAGAATTGAAGGTTGGCGATTATGATGTTACTCCATTGCATACTTTACAGGAAGAGGAAATAAGTTCATCAGGCTACGTTCTTCACAGTTTAGAAGCTTCATTATGGTGCTTTTTGAACTCTGAAAATTATACTGAAGCCGTTTTAAAAGCCGTCAATCTGGGAGAAGATACCGACACAACCGGAGCCATCACAGGCGGAATTGCCGGACTGTATTATGGTTTTGAAAGTATTCCGAAAGAGTGGGTTGATGTATTGGCGAGAAAGGATGATATTGAAAATTTATGTGATAAATTAGATAAGGAATATTATGAAAAATAA
- a CDS encoding GLPGLI family protein yields the protein MKKIYIYFAFLLSILSFGQKINFEPTIRVTYDSKLQLGEKYQHNQKFVLVGNSQDYYFGAAQNYLNDTGQYEIKGIDTRAISDYFQERLIRSNNKTSVFITIIDSKVRYEEKGGIKWVLYSDTKIINGIKCQMAATNKFGRRWIAYFSKDYPQSLGPYKFNGLPGLIFELYDTRDDYHFTLTKVEKYTDEFDFNLNEYKNYPKDKYLKAKYNMEFTLAGYPADMGEELRRELQNAYDRKKKMYDNPLELKPFE from the coding sequence ATGAAAAAGATTTATATATATTTTGCCTTTTTATTATCAATTCTGTCTTTTGGTCAAAAAATTAATTTTGAGCCAACAATAAGAGTAACTTATGATTCTAAGCTTCAATTGGGAGAAAAATATCAACATAATCAAAAATTTGTTTTAGTAGGAAACTCTCAGGATTATTATTTTGGTGCGGCACAAAATTATTTAAATGATACAGGACAATATGAAATTAAGGGAATAGATACAAGAGCAATTAGTGATTATTTTCAGGAAAGATTGATCAGATCTAATAATAAGACATCTGTTTTTATTACCATAATTGATTCTAAAGTGCGCTATGAAGAAAAAGGAGGAATAAAATGGGTTTTGTACAGTGATACAAAAATAATCAATGGAATTAAATGTCAAATGGCAGCAACAAACAAGTTTGGGAGAAGATGGATCGCCTATTTTTCTAAAGATTATCCACAGTCTTTAGGACCATACAAATTTAATGGATTACCGGGATTAATTTTTGAGCTGTATGATACAAGAGATGATTATCATTTTACACTAACAAAAGTAGAAAAATATACGGATGAGTTTGATTTTAATTTGAATGAATATAAAAATTATCCAAAAGATAAATATTTAAAAGCTAAATATAATATGGAGTTTACTTTGGCTGGATATCCTGCTGATATGGGTGAAGAACTAAGGAGGGAATTACAAAATGCATATGATAGGAAGAAAAAAATGTACGATAATCCTTTGGAGCTAAAACCTTTTGAATAA
- a CDS encoding FeoA family protein: MKHKDLHKLSGFPKNRLGKIVGYDNDSLKMPNKIIEMGLLPETFFKILYQAPFSGPMYVEFGDEKSRIALREEEGDYIIVEELN, translated from the coding sequence TTGAAACATAAGGATTTACATAAGTTGAGCGGATTTCCCAAAAACAGGCTGGGAAAAATTGTAGGGTATGATAACGACAGTCTGAAAATGCCCAATAAGATCATTGAAATGGGGCTTCTTCCGGAAACTTTCTTCAAAATTTTGTATCAGGCTCCGTTCAGCGGTCCGATGTACGTAGAATTTGGAGATGAAAAAAGCCGTATTGCTCTTCGTGAAGAAGAAGGAGATTATATCATTGTTGAAGAATTGAATTAA
- a CDS encoding GLPGLI family protein, with the protein MKKLFSMFLVAFFVLVSAQDKDSKETANRFFYELTFKPKKDSTRLEKMITILDITGKKSIYQDYTMPAQDSVIKVQIEEMEKTKSFKDMSKLIKWPKFSYKIVKTYPDMKVQYVDRISRNLFAYDDDVKLNWNILPEKQKIGEYSTQKATTEFGGRKWTAWFSADIPFQDGPYKFYGLPGLIVKIEDSEKNYSWQLSANKKIDNYEELSYADKINAKMGMMSNTITPTSREKFLKSYESYKADPFAESRPYMTQEVMSRPMPGTDGTVGDFMKRMEKQVKSFFGSNDNPIEKTETSEKKKK; encoded by the coding sequence ATGAAAAAACTATTTTCAATGTTTCTGGTTGCATTTTTTGTATTGGTAAGTGCACAGGACAAAGACTCTAAAGAAACTGCCAACCGTTTTTTTTATGAACTTACTTTCAAGCCGAAAAAAGATTCTACCCGACTAGAAAAGATGATAACGATTTTGGATATTACTGGTAAAAAGTCTATTTATCAGGATTATACAATGCCTGCACAGGATTCGGTTATAAAGGTACAGATTGAAGAGATGGAAAAGACAAAATCTTTTAAAGATATGTCGAAGCTTATAAAATGGCCGAAGTTTTCTTATAAGATTGTTAAAACTTATCCGGATATGAAAGTACAATATGTAGACAGAATCAGCAGAAATCTATTTGCTTATGACGATGATGTGAAACTTAATTGGAATATACTTCCGGAAAAACAAAAAATAGGAGAGTATAGTACACAAAAGGCAACGACAGAATTTGGTGGAAGAAAATGGACAGCCTGGTTTAGTGCTGATATCCCTTTTCAAGACGGACCATACAAATTTTATGGATTACCAGGTTTGATTGTTAAAATCGAAGATTCTGAAAAAAACTATTCTTGGCAACTAAGCGCAAACAAAAAGATTGACAATTATGAGGAACTATCTTATGCAGATAAAATTAATGCAAAAATGGGAATGATGAGCAATACAATTACTCCTACAAGCAGAGAAAAGTTTCTTAAATCTTACGAAAGTTATAAAGCAGATCCTTTTGCAGAATCGCGTCCTTATATGACGCAGGAAGTAATGAGCAGACCTATGCCTGGAACAGACGGAACAGTCGGAGATTTTATGAAAAGAATGGAAAAGCAGGTTAAAAGTTTTTTTGGTTCTAATGATAACCCTATAGAGAAAACTGAAACATCTGAGAAGAAAAAGAAATAA
- a CDS encoding Plug and carboxypeptidase regulatory-like domain-containing protein yields the protein MKKRISLFLMIFFSVIAFGQKTVSGKITDEDGVGIPSASVTVEEPGKDAILAYGITNSKGEYKVTFTSGESNVDLKVKAFNQRPLTKQISNSDQTLNFKMEGEATEIKEVKLKTKMVTARGDTISYDLKAFDSKSDRTLADVLKKMPGIEVNTDGTILYQGNAINKFYVNGKDLMEGGYGTINNSLPKDAVQKVEVLENHQPVKILQDKVPSDQAAINIKLKNSVTMTGRGEVGVGGSPLLWNVKLTPMFFGQKSQWVVNYKSNNNGEQVENEGNILSFGNRFEGRRINATQNDWLNVENASTPNLPVKRYLMNSVHYVSANYLTNIDKKKEWELKANANYTNNAVERQSYTQYDFFATTDTPAYSVLQNTYNNFYTDKAKGELIFTKNAKKGFFKNTTSFSQYWNADRGTVDRFSTKSAVKSYGAEALESPTTSFQNSLSTIIPWKEKMVNVLSYISYQTDRQTLNVSPASYLTIPGFLPTSTDFVSQNLRLKTFEANHSANIGFSTKGWTFTPEVGFNFKSTDLVSNLANIIINPFTNPNAIPASQYSNDLKYTTATPYGSLGVNYKSDSWMLYANFPVNSNNIKAEDPLRSVSKELNKVTFEPSIFAQYTFASFWKASVNANINNNFGEINTAYAGFLMTSPSGISVMNPNNPIPQNNNKSAGTRLEYRNPLNNLFFNINYRFSDAKRNLISNPIIINGYTAMNYKVQDNSVLNNGYSAEVGKYFPKFKTNASLSYSNNTSKSDAFLNNDSYTNKNNGQSYGVKFNNTYFSWMSIDYNASITRTKQTSTGKVSTNATTTGFKHNLGVFFYPIENHTIGFNWDQINSTASATDQKYHNGFYDLSYQFTWAKKKIDFELKWMNIANKKVFENYEITSTYTSFTRVQLRPSQVMFTVKFNFK from the coding sequence ATGAAAAAGAGAATATCTTTATTCCTGATGATTTTTTTCTCTGTGATTGCTTTTGGACAAAAAACAGTTTCGGGGAAGATCACGGATGAAGACGGAGTGGGAATCCCGAGTGCTAGTGTAACGGTGGAAGAGCCGGGAAAAGATGCTATTCTTGCCTACGGAATTACCAACTCAAAAGGAGAATACAAAGTCACCTTCACTTCCGGAGAATCTAATGTAGACCTTAAAGTAAAGGCTTTCAACCAGCGACCTTTAACGAAGCAGATCAGCAACAGCGATCAGACGCTCAACTTCAAAATGGAAGGCGAAGCAACGGAAATTAAAGAGGTGAAGCTTAAAACAAAAATGGTTACGGCAAGAGGAGATACTATTTCCTACGATCTTAAGGCATTCGACAGCAAAAGCGACAGAACATTAGCCGATGTTTTGAAAAAAATGCCGGGAATTGAAGTCAATACAGACGGAACGATTCTTTATCAGGGGAACGCAATCAATAAATTCTACGTCAACGGAAAAGACTTAATGGAAGGTGGTTACGGAACCATCAACAACTCGCTTCCGAAAGATGCGGTACAGAAAGTTGAGGTACTGGAAAATCACCAGCCGGTAAAAATCTTACAGGATAAAGTGCCTTCTGATCAGGCTGCCATTAATATCAAGCTGAAAAATTCTGTGACGATGACGGGGAGAGGAGAAGTAGGAGTTGGAGGAAGCCCGCTTCTATGGAATGTAAAACTTACACCGATGTTCTTCGGACAGAAAAGTCAGTGGGTGGTTAATTACAAATCCAACAATAACGGCGAACAGGTAGAAAACGAAGGAAATATTCTGTCTTTCGGAAACAGATTTGAAGGAAGAAGAATCAACGCAACCCAAAACGACTGGCTGAATGTAGAAAATGCAAGTACTCCGAATCTTCCGGTAAAAAGATATCTCATGAACAGTGTTCATTATGTTTCTGCAAACTACCTTACCAATATCGATAAGAAAAAAGAATGGGAACTGAAAGCGAATGCCAATTATACCAACAATGCGGTGGAAAGGCAATCTTATACTCAATATGATTTTTTTGCTACGACAGATACCCCTGCTTATTCAGTATTACAGAATACTTATAATAATTTTTATACGGATAAGGCGAAAGGTGAATTAATTTTCACTAAAAATGCGAAAAAAGGATTCTTTAAAAATACCACAAGCTTTTCTCAGTATTGGAACGCCGATAGAGGAACTGTGGATAGATTCTCTACGAAAAGTGCAGTAAAAAGTTATGGTGCAGAAGCATTAGAATCTCCTACAACTTCTTTTCAGAATTCCTTAAGTACCATCATTCCTTGGAAAGAAAAAATGGTAAATGTACTGTCATACATCAGCTATCAGACAGACAGACAAACCCTGAATGTTTCACCGGCTTCCTATCTGACAATTCCGGGCTTTCTTCCTACATCTACAGATTTTGTAAGTCAGAATTTAAGACTTAAAACTTTTGAAGCCAATCATTCTGCAAACATTGGTTTTTCTACAAAAGGATGGACGTTTACTCCGGAAGTTGGTTTCAACTTTAAATCAACTGATTTAGTTTCGAATTTGGCGAATATCATAATAAATCCTTTTACTAATCCTAATGCTATCCCAGCATCACAATATAGTAATGATTTGAAATATACCACAGCAACACCTTATGGAAGTTTAGGGGTGAATTATAAGAGCGATTCGTGGATGTTATATGCTAATTTCCCTGTAAACTCTAATAATATTAAAGCAGAGGATCCTCTAAGATCAGTTTCAAAGGAACTAAATAAAGTAACTTTTGAGCCAAGTATTTTTGCACAATATACCTTTGCTTCTTTTTGGAAAGCTTCGGTAAATGCAAATATCAATAATAATTTTGGTGAAATTAATACTGCTTATGCAGGATTTTTAATGACTTCACCGTCTGGAATTAGTGTTATGAATCCAAATAATCCTATTCCGCAAAACAATAATAAATCTGCCGGAACAAGACTAGAATACAGAAATCCGCTTAATAATTTATTCTTTAATATCAACTACAGATTTTCTGATGCAAAGAGAAACTTAATTTCTAATCCAATAATCATCAATGGATATACTGCTATGAATTATAAAGTTCAGGATAATAGTGTATTGAATAATGGTTATAGTGCAGAGGTGGGAAAGTATTTCCCGAAATTTAAAACAAATGCTTCACTTAGTTATAGCAATAATACATCAAAATCTGATGCATTTCTGAATAATGACTCATATACTAATAAAAATAATGGACAGTCTTATGGTGTAAAATTCAATAACACCTATTTCAGCTGGATGAGTATTGATTATAATGCAAGTATTACAAGAACAAAACAAACCAGTACAGGAAAAGTGAGTACAAATGCTACCACAACAGGGTTTAAGCATAATCTTGGGGTATTCTTTTATCCAATCGAAAATCATACTATTGGATTTAATTGGGATCAGATAAATTCAACTGCATCAGCGACAGATCAAAAATATCACAATGGATTCTATGATCTTTCCTATCAGTTCACATGGGCTAAAAAGAAAATCGATTTTGAATTGAAATGGATGAATATTGCCAATAAAAAAGTATTTGAAAATTATGAGATCACTTCTACATATACTTCTTTTACAAGAGTTCAGCTCCGTCCAAGTCAGGTCATGTTTACCGTAAAATTCAACTTTAAATAA